The sequence GGATTTTAGAGGTGATGAGAAAAAAATAGACGAGCTTAAGAAGAGGGTGAGTGAACTTTGTCTAAAATTCCCACTTTATCCGGAGCTTGACAGATGAGTGAACGCAATAGAAATATTGAACTATTAAAGAAATATCTTAAAAAGGATTATATGATAAAGCACTCCATTGCGGTTGAAGCTGTAATGGAGGCTATTGCCATAGAATTTGATAAGGATGCAAATCTGTATGCAACTGCAGGTCTAATGCACGATATTGACTACGAGATTACACAAAATGATCCAGAAAATCATGCAATAGTTGGTGCAAAAATATTAAGAGAAAACGGATTTGACGAAGAAGTTTGCAAAATAGTTCAAGCTCACAGGAAAAGTAGGATTGAGGATATAGAATCGTTTGATGAAGCAGCCATCGTTTGTTCGGATGCAATAAGCGGCCTTGTGGTTGCTAGCGCCCTGATACACCCAGATAAGAAACTAAGTTCTATTGACGCTGAGTTTATTTGTAGGAGATTTTATGAGAAAGGTTTTGCAAAGGGTGCAAATAGAGAGAAAATATTAATTTGTAAATATCTACCTCTTGAATTGGAACAATTTGCACAATTAGCACATTCTGGAATGCTAAAGCATTCAGAAGAATTGGGGTTATAAAAAGGGCAGGATAACCTGCCCTGAAATTTATTTTGAGACCTTCTTACTTATGACTTTGTTTAATTCTTCTACCAGAGCATCTGCGTTTATTCCATGGCCATTTGCTCCCTGTTCAACTGTTTCATATTTAGCAACAGCACATCCTATACAACCTAAACCAAACGACATAAAAACCGGGATAGTTTCGGGAAATTCTTTTACGACCTGTAAAAGATTAGAATCTTTTGTTATCTGATCCAAGATAATTCCTCCTTAAAAATTTAATTGGTTGCTAATTATTATAGCATATAAATATACTATTTGATGAAGAAGCACTATCAAAGAATACTAAATTATTCTTTGCTTTGATAATCGCTTATATGATATAAATAAAAATATAAAATTTAAAAAATTATCTTTATATGATAAAATCTAACTATTTTAGCAAAGGGTTCAAAGCCAAGAAAGGATGAACGAATTGAGGATAAAAGAAAGGTATAAAAGCGAAAGAACAGGTTTTTCTCTTGAATTCTTTCCTCCTAAGGAAAGAGATCAAGAAGAGAAGTTTAAGGAAACAATTAAAAAATACATTGAACTTAACCCGCTTTATGTCTCAATAACGTATGGGGCAGGAGGGACTACACAAGACAAAACCTTTGAAATAGTAAAGTTTGTCAATTCTTTTAAAGCTTTTGCCGTTATGCCACATTTGACCTGTATTGGTGCAACTAAAGATTCTGTAAACTTTTTGATAAAAAAATATGATGATCTTGGAGTTTGTAATATTTTGGCTCTGAGAGGCGATCCACCGAAGAATGTTGAAAATTTTGATATTAGTAAAGGTGAGTTTAAACACGCTATTGATTTGGTAAAGTACGTTAGGGAGTATTTTAATCACTTTTCAATAGGAGTAGCTTTCTATCCTGAGGGACACGCTCAGGCAAGTAGCTTTGAAGAGGATTTTGAACACTGCATTGAAAAGATGAGGCTTGCTGATTTTGCAATAAGTCAGATGTTTTTTGAAAATTCATATTTTTTGAGATATAGAGACCTTGTTGCTAAAAGAGGAGTTGATATTACACTTGTTCCGGGTATAATACCTATTGGAAACTTTGAAAAGATAAAGGAATTTTCCAAATTTTGTAAAGTTGAAATTCCAAAAAAATTAGAAGATATAATGTCAAAAGCTTCTTCTCAACTTGACATGAAGAAAGCTGGTATTGATTATGCTACTCAGCAGTGTGCTGAATTGATAAAGGAAGGAGTTAAATTTTTTCACTTTTACACGTTGAACCAATTTGATTTGTGCTCTAAGGTTATAGAGAACTTTTGGTAATCTTTAAAAAGTGATAAAGTAATATGATTAAAGGCATTGAATAGGTCACAAGGAGGTCTTGAATTTGATTGAAATTAGAGAAAGAGACCTTGTCAGAGATATATCGAATGAAGAAGAAATTGGCATTTCAAAAGTAAGAAGGATTATAGCTACCTTTTTAACTTCTATAAAAAATCAGGTTTTGCTTGGCAAAAGAGTTCGAATAAAGGGGCTTGGGACATTTTATTTGCAGCAGGGTTTCGAAGGAAGGCCAAAGATTTTTTTTGTTGATACATCTGATGAATTTGATTTAGATATAGAGCTTTTAAGGTCCGATCTGGTTAATCTTGTATCCCTTAAAGAAAACCTTTCTAAAAACATAGTTGATAGGGTAATAAAATCCTTTATTTACAAACTTCATAAAATTGACAGCTCAAATGAAACCAGGATATCCTTTAAGGATTTTGGATTTTTTATAATTAAAGATCACCATATTCAATACGTGCCTTTTGATCAAAGGTAAAAAATTTTAAATTTGGAGGCAATAGATGTTTCCTCTCTGGGATAACGTTTATTCTTGGTCTTTTCCATGGGTTACGTATATTTTGATTATGATTAACTGTATAGTTTTTGTTATTGATAATATAACCAATCATCAGTTAAACAGCTTATTTTCATATAATCTGGCAAGTGAATCAATAAGTATAAATTTGATTACTTATCAGTTTCTGCACGTTAATTTTTTGCACATCTTTGGAAATATGTGGTTTTTGCACGTGTTTGGCAATAACGTTGAGGACAAGATGGGTCACCTTAAGTTTTTGTTTTTTTACCTTTTGTTTGGTGTCTTTGCTGCTCTTGGCCAGGCTGAAGTTACGAGCACTAATTCAGCTTTAATTGGCGCATCTGGCTCTATTTCTGGAGTTCTAGGCGCTTACTTTGTCTTTTTCCCTCGCGCTAAAATAAAAACTCTTTTGCTATTGGGGATCTTTCCATTTATATTTTCTATGCCTGCATTTATATGGCTTATTCTATGGTTTTTTGGCCAATATATTTCAGCATTATTTGGGCTTTTTGTCCAATCGACAAACGTAGCCTTTTTTGCACACCTTACAGGTTTTTCTTTTGGGATCATTGTTGGTCTTATGTTTAGGAACTTTGAACCTAAAAGAATTAGTAGGGTAGTATAAGCCGTATTTAGAAATTTTTTATGTATGATGGTAAGTGAAGCCAAACTACGTTAATTTTTAATCGCCAAGGTAAGATTTATATATTTGGCCAATCATATTGGCAAGTTCTTTTGAAGAGTGTTTTTCAGGGTAAATTGGTTTTTCAACTATTATCTCAACTGTTCCAGAATTTGGGAAAACGCTTTTTTTTGGATAAATTTTATAACCGTCCTTTATAATTACAGGCACAATAGGAATATTCGAATTCTTTGCTAAGATTATACCCCCCCTCTTTATTGTCCCGATCTTGCCATCAACAGTTCTGGTGCCCTCTGGAAAGATTACAACGTTTACGTTGTTTTTTAATAATTTAGCAGTTTCTTTTAGAGATTCTAGAGCATTTTTCGCATCCTCACGCTTTATTGGGATTGAGCCTATGGTGTCTAAAATAATATTTAAGATTGGCACAGAAAAGAGTTCTTCTTTTGACAGATATGTTACTCCGCCTGGAAGAGAATATGATAGAAGAGGTATGTCCAGATTTCCTCTATGCGTAGCAAAAAATAATACTGGGGCAGGAGGAATTTTTTCTTTTATTACCATTTTAACTTTTATTCCAAGAATTAAAAAAAGAGGCTTGAACCAATATTTTGGTACGCCAATTGCATAAGAAACCATCTTTATTTTTGGGTATCTGTGCAGATACAGAGCGTACAATATTACTAAGAAAGTGCTAATTATCATGTATAAAAATGCAAATATTCCTCTTATGTATTTCATAATAATGAATTATAATATATATCTATAAACCTTGAAAGGAGGTTTTAAAATGAAACGTTCTGACAACGTTGTTAGTTTTTCTTTGGGAATGATTTTTGGTGCTTTAATAGGCTCAGTGGCTATGCTATTTGTTGCTCCAAAATCAGGAGAAGAAACCAGAGCTTATATTGTTGAAGAACTTACAAAGCTAAGAGATCAGGCAGAAGAGGTTATGTCTGACCTTTCTGGAATTTCTGAACAATGGGCTACAAAGGCAAAACAGGTAATTCAGGAGAAAATAGATTCAATAAACGATATTCTTAAGAGTGCAAGAGAAGCACAGGAGGAGCTAAGTTCTGAAATTGATGAGGACTACAGCGAATTTTTAGGAGAAGAAACTACATCTGGTGAAACAAAAGAAGATAAAGCTGAAGAGAAGAAAGAAGATGCTTCTAATCCTCAAGAAGAAAACGCGCCGAAGGTTGAATGATGAGTTTGTTTGAATTCTTTATCTTTCTTCTTGCAGCGATACTTGTAGGCCTGATAGGTTGGTGGATTTATAACGTTGTAGACTTAATTAAAGAGCTGAAAAAGTCGGTTATAACTCTTGATCAGGTTCTGGTTGAAACAAAGGATACTATTGGCTCTTTTAGAAAATTTTCTGATGAGATGTACCCTGAAATCAAAAAGTCTATGGAAGGTTTTTCAGACAATTTTGTATCAATTTTAAAAAAAATAGACAATATTATGGGGGTTTTTTCCGACTTTCTGAACGCCTCTAAAAAATTTACCGACGAGTTAAATAGATATAAGCTTAAGATAGCTCTTTTATCAAAAATTATTGATGCTGTTTTTAGTAAAGGCAGTTCTTCAGAAGCTGATAGTAAACGTTCTAAAGCGAGGAAGGCTGCCTCTCTTATAAACAGTTTATTAAAAAAGCTTGTTTGAAGGCTGCCATATAAAGAGTTAGCTTTTGAAGATTTGTGGGAGCGCATACCTGTGTGTTCCCACAATCACTTCAACACCTGATTTTTCTTTTGCTGTAGCTATTATTTCATCTCTATGCGGGCAGAAGTTCATTATGCATGTAGCTATAAAGAGCGTATCAATGTTTTCCTTTAATGCGTCAAGCTGCATTTTTAATAGAGTAAGCGCACATACTACTCTATCCCCACTGCAACCTCCGCAATCCATTATTCCAAGAAGGTGAACTTCTTCGCCTTTGTACCTGTCAAACCAGCCCTCTCTTCTCATAAGGGCTGTTAGGCACTTTGCATCGGCAGGACAAAGATTTTGACTTCTAATCATTTGACATGATAGGATAGCTATTTTTTTCATTTCCTTTCCTCCCACATAATGTTTTACCATAAAACATTAATGTTTTAGGGTAAATTATAACATGCATTAAAGTCAATTAAAAATAAATGTTTTATAAAATAATTATTTGTTTTTGCACAGTAAAATCTTTTAAGATAATATAATAATGGCATTGATTAGAAAGCTCTAAAATTAGTTGTCCAGAATTTTGTGATAGAATCTTATAATGTAGAAGTTAAGGGGGCTTAATTTTGAAACTGACAAATATTTTGTTATACATAGTGGTCTTTTTATTATCCGTTGTGCTTGCCTTTTTCCTTTATCAGGTTAATTCAGTCAGAAACTCTGCTAACGAATTTTTTGCTGTTACGAGAAGCGAATACGATAGGTGTCTGATGGGGTGTCATCTTCACTGGAATTGCAGAACAATCTGCAGCTTCGCGCCTATTGATGAGCGCGAAAGCTGCAAGAGTGATTGTGAATTAGAGCTTTCAAACTGCCTGAGAAGGTGTAACGAGAGATATGGTAGGTAGTTTATTCTGGTAAAGGTCTCCCCTTTGTTTCAGGAGCAAACAGAAGCGTTATTATGCCGATTACATAAACGCTCATTATAGTAGCTGCTGCATAAGAGAAGTTTCCATGATAAACTCCAATGAGTAATCCTGTAAAAAGAGGACTAAGTATTGTTACCAATCTTGCTCCATTGTAACAGGTTGTTTGGGCTGTGGCCCTCATCCTGGTAGGGAAAAGCTCTGGAAGATATATAGGGAAACCTGAAAATACCCCGTTACCTATAAATCCTATTATAGGTACCAGCATAAGAAACAGATTAAAATCTTTGGCGTTTATGTAAATAGGCGGTATTAAGATTAACCCTGTGAGAAAGTAAAACAAGAATGCACCCTTTCTGCCTAATTTGTTTGCGATTGGCCAGAAACATAAAGCTCCAATTATTGCTCCGATATTTAACAGGGTAATTGCGAAAAGTATTCTTCCGTGTATTGCGTTCTCTGAAATGCCTGCAGATCTCGCAAGGGTTTCAACAATTGCTGGTATCCAATAAGTAGCGCCCCACACGCCAAAGAGTGCGACTGCTGAAAGGAGAAAACCTATAATAGTGTATTTTATGTATTTTGGACTGAAAAGAAGTCTGAAGGTAAAATGACAATATTCTTTATCTTCTTCCGTTTCGTACTTGTTAGTAAGCTTTAGTTCACATCTTCTAGTATGATCTTTTACCCATTTTTCTGGTTCTTTAAGTTGAGTTCTCAAGAACACCGTTAAAAGAGCAGGAAAGGCTCCCACAAAGAAGACGATTCGCCAGCCGTGTGTGCCTACTAAAAAATTTATGGCAGCAGCAAGAAAGAAACCAACTGGCCAACCCATTTGCATAAAGCTACCAGCAAACGTCCTTCTTAAATCTGGCCACGTTTCAGCAAGCAAAACTGCACCTACTGCCCATTCTCCTCCTATTCCAAAACCGGTAAGACACCTATAAAGTGCCAACTCTTGCCAACTGTGTGCAAATCCTGAAAGTCCTGTCATAAGCGAATAGGTAAGAATGGTGATCAGCAACACCCTTACCCTCCCAATGTAGTCGGCAAGTATGCCAAATAAGATACCTCCCAAGGCTGCGCCTAAGAGAGTACATGACATTACCAGTCCACCATAGTAACCAATCTCTGCTTTTGTAGCGCTAGCTCCCAAAAGATCGTGGATTGCTGGAAACATCACAATGTTGTAAAGCATCGCATCCATTCCGTCGAAAACCCACCCTAACCAGGCAGCAATAAGAACAAGATACAGATAACTGCTTTTTTGTTCTAATACTTTTTCCATTAATTTCCCCCTTTTCTTGTAAGAATTTTTTATGACATCTAAATTATATATTTATCAGGGTGAATAGTTAAATAAGATAAATTTATATACTATATAAATATAATTTAATTAGGAAAAGCGTAATTTTGCTTAATTATCAAATTATCAATATAAATTTTTTTAGCTTTTTTGAAATAAATTTTTTATCTTTCTGCTTTATTCAGAGAAAATATTATGAAATCTTGTCTGGCTTTACAAAAACACTTGCAAAACATAATATTTTGTGCTTAAATATTAATGTGTTGACGCGGGGTAGAGCAGTTTGGAAGCTCGTCGGGCTCATAACCCGAAGGTCGGAGGTTCAAATCCTCCCCCCGCAACCATTTTATTTTGTATTTTTTTACTTTATCTTTTTATATGAACTCTTTAACCTGAACTTATTTAATGTGGAAAATTTTAAAGCCATATATCTGCTAGAAAACCTCTTTATATCAAGTTTTATTGTATTTGAGTTTTGAACCTTTAGGGCAGATTATAAAATTCAATCAATCTATAAAATAATAAATTAAAATTACTGCTGATGTTTGCTTTGTTATCAAATGGATTTCAATTAAGTTTAAGTAAAACAGTTTTGTAGTGCACCTTATATGTAAAGTTTATAATTAAGATTAAAAATTACTTTGTGCTTTAGCTTAGATAACTATTGACATCGTAAATAAATAGTCATAAAGTTATAAAGAGGAAATTAAATATTTGGAGGTTTTTTAATGAAGCGTATTTTCTTTTTGTGTTTTGTTATTTTGTTTGCGGTAATGGCTCGCCCATCATTTGCAGATGACAAGGTTTTAGCTACTGTTAATGGAACGAGCATTACTCAGAGCCAGGTGGATGCAGTTTATAACAATTTGCCTCCTAACGTGGACAAGACAAACCCAGATCTTAAAAAAGAGATTCTAAATCGTTTGATTGATAATCTCGTGCTCCTCGATGAAGCAAAGAAAGAGGGTTTAGAGAAAGATCCTAATGTAATTGAGGCTATTAATAACGCAAAAAATATGATTTTGATTAACTATCTTTTACAGAAGCACTTCGCAGGTCAGAACTTTGAAGTAACTGATGCTGATGTTACGAACTTTTACAATCAAAACTCTGATAAGTTTAAGGATAAAAATGGAAATCTTGTACCAATAGATAAAGTAAAGGATTACGTTAAACAATATCTTATAAGTCAGAAAGAACAACAGGCATATCAGGCTTATGTAGATTCTTTAAAGAAGCAAGATAATATAGTAATTAATCAATAATAGTTAATTCGCGTTGCTTAAACAAAACAAACTCACAGATGCCGAGGGGTGCTGTGAGTTTTAAGTTATAAGGCTAAGCTGTGATGTTTTCTTAATTGTTCTATCAAATAATTTGGCTGAAATGAGGTGATTTTGATATGGATCTTATTAATTACCTGCTTCACAGCCATATAGAACTAACATTACCTATGATAATTTTCTTTTCTTTTGTTCTGGGAGTAATTCACGGCTTTACTCCAGATGAACACACGTGGCCAATTACTTTTAGTTATGCTGTTGGGAGTTATTCAGCGAAGAAGGGGTTGGTTATAGGCTTTGCCTTTTCCCTTGCTTTTACTGTCCAAAGAGCTTTAGCGAGTGAGCTGGCCAACTTAGCACTCTTTCCGCTGACATCTTCTGATTTATTTGAATATGGAACATATGTTCTAGTAGGGTTGGCTATGGTGTTTGGTGGATTCTATGTCTTTAGAACAAAAAATGTATTTCACATTCACTTTGGAAAGATTGACAAGGATCATCATAGAATGGCATTAAGAGGCGCGATAGATAGAGAGCATAAACTTTCTGTGAGAATAGCTCTGTTACACGGCTTTATTGCGGGATGGGGTTTTGGAGCCTTTGCTTTGGTACTGTATACCGTGTTAGCTCCCCAGATACAGTCTCATCTTTTAGGCTGGGTTCCTGGAGCCTTTTTTGGCCTCGGTACTATGATTACACAGGTTATTCTTGGAGCATTTTTTGGTTTTATTACGACAAAAATTGGCCTTCCAATAGATGTTGCACGTTTTGCAGCGCAAAGAACTGCTGCTAGGACTTTGATTTTTGGTGGAGCAGCCTTTTTCCTGGTAGGCTTGTTAGGGCTTTTTGATATGGTATACAATCCGCCATATTTGAACGTTACTAAGTATGACCTGGGATTCGTACTTGTAGTGTTTTCTGTTTTTGTAGTAGGCTTGTTGAGTTTGTTTTACGAATATTATTACTATAAAATTCACTTTAGATAGTTTTTAGTACTTAAAATATTTGTTATGGAGGACTTTATGGTTAAGAAGTTTAATACTTTAGAGAGAGTAAAGCGTCTTGATCCTATTGGTGGTAAAGGTGAACTTGAGAGCATAGCTCTTTTGAGTCCTGAAGAATTTAAAGGAAAGGGAAGGATGTTTGCTCACAATTTTCTAAAGCCTGGTTCTACTATAGGGCTTCATACTCACAAAGGAGATTTTGAGATATATTACATATTGAGCGGTGAAGGAATATTTGTAGACAATGACAGAGAGGTTCAGGTTTCAAAGGGAGACGTTTTAATTACCTACGATGGAGAAAGCCATTCTTTGAAAAATACCGGCGATAAAGACATAGAGTTTTTGGCCTGTATTATTTATAGTTAGGAGGATTTTATGGAAAAGATACATCCAAGGGCAATAGAACAAAGAGATGGAAGTTGGGGTATAAAATTAAAGTCTACTACTGGTCTTGTTACACCTGAATATTTAGAAGAAATTGCTAGAATTGCAAAGAAATACAATGTCAGCCAGTTAAAGATCCTGACGGGACAAAGGTTTTTTTTAATTGGGATTAAGTCAGAGAACGTTAACAAGATTATAGAAGAGATATCAACAGATATGGGCTTCAACGTTGAGCCGTCACTACACTACGTTCAGGCATGTGTGGGAAATACTACCTGTAAATACGGAACGCTTGACAGCTTGAGCCTTGGGAAGAAGATAGAAGACCTTGTATATTTTGAAAAATTTCCTGCAAAGTTAAAAATTGGGGTGTCAGGATGCACTCTAAATTGCGGCGAGGCTTTTGTGAGGGATATAGGAGTATTTTCTGGGGGGAAAGGTTGGGTTTTGGTAATTGGCGGAAATTCTGGCAGAAAACCCAGAATTGGTGACATTATAGCAGACGAGCTGGATGACGATCAGGTTCTTGACATCATAAAGAAATTTCTTAAGCTCTATAAAGAAAAGGGAGATTATAGAGTCGAAGGAAGATACGGCATGAGCGAGAGAGTTGCTAGATTCGTTGAGAGATTAGGTATAGATGCTATTAAAAACGAAATATTAGCATAGTTTTTTATAAAAGCTGCCCCATTTCAAAGTCTTGTGAGAAGGCAGCTTTTATTTTTCAACGGGTACAAGGGTAGCATTCTCCAAATTAAATCCTGTGCTAAATTCTGAAAATAGCCACTGTCTTATTCCTTTTAGCTTCCTATTGCCAAGTATTATATTAGAGGCGTTTAATTGCTTTGCCAGCTCGGAAACTCTCTCAGATGGCTTTCCTACTCTTATGGCTTTTGTTGCTTCTATTCCATTTTTCTTTGCGATTTCAATTGCTTCTTCAAGCATACTTTCTGCCTTGAATACTAAAGCCGCTTCGGCTGTAGGGTTAAAAACTC comes from Thermodesulfobium acidiphilum and encodes:
- a CDS encoding cupin domain-containing protein — protein: MVKKFNTLERVKRLDPIGGKGELESIALLSPEEFKGKGRMFAHNFLKPGSTIGLHTHKGDFEIYYILSGEGIFVDNDREVQVSKGDVLITYDGESHSLKNTGDKDIEFLACIIYS
- a CDS encoding sulfite reductase, assimilatory-type, whose protein sequence is MEKIHPRAIEQRDGSWGIKLKSTTGLVTPEYLEEIARIAKKYNVSQLKILTGQRFFLIGIKSENVNKIIEEISTDMGFNVEPSLHYVQACVGNTTCKYGTLDSLSLGKKIEDLVYFEKFPAKLKIGVSGCTLNCGEAFVRDIGVFSGGKGWVLVIGGNSGRKPRIGDIIADELDDDQVLDIIKKFLKLYKEKGDYRVEGRYGMSERVARFVERLGIDAIKNEILA
- a CDS encoding HU family DNA-binding protein encodes the protein MIEIRERDLVRDISNEEEIGISKVRRIIATFLTSIKNQVLLGKRVRIKGLGTFYLQQGFEGRPKIFFVDTSDEFDLDIELLRSDLVNLVSLKENLSKNIVDRVIKSFIYKLHKIDSSNETRISFKDFGFFIIKDHHIQYVPFDQR
- a CDS encoding YtxH domain-containing protein, which translates into the protein MKRSDNVVSFSLGMIFGALIGSVAMLFVAPKSGEETRAYIVEELTKLRDQAEEVMSDLSGISEQWATKAKQVIQEKIDSINDILKSAREAQEELSSEIDEDYSEFLGEETTSGETKEDKAEEKKEDASNPQEENAPKVE
- a CDS encoding rhomboid family intramembrane serine protease — encoded protein: MFPLWDNVYSWSFPWVTYILIMINCIVFVIDNITNHQLNSLFSYNLASESISINLITYQFLHVNFLHIFGNMWFLHVFGNNVEDKMGHLKFLFFYLLFGVFAALGQAEVTSTNSALIGASGSISGVLGAYFVFFPRAKIKTLLLLGIFPFIFSMPAFIWLILWFFGQYISALFGLFVQSTNVAFFAHLTGFSFGIIVGLMFRNFEPKRISRVV
- a CDS encoding SurA N-terminal domain-containing protein → MKRIFFLCFVILFAVMARPSFADDKVLATVNGTSITQSQVDAVYNNLPPNVDKTNPDLKKEILNRLIDNLVLLDEAKKEGLEKDPNVIEAINNAKNMILINYLLQKHFAGQNFEVTDADVTNFYNQNSDKFKDKNGNLVPIDKVKDYVKQYLISQKEQQAYQAYVDSLKKQDNIVINQ
- a CDS encoding lysophospholipid acyltransferase family protein, encoding MKYIRGIFAFLYMIISTFLVILYALYLHRYPKIKMVSYAIGVPKYWFKPLFLILGIKVKMVIKEKIPPAPVLFFATHRGNLDIPLLSYSLPGGVTYLSKEELFSVPILNIILDTIGSIPIKREDAKNALESLKETAKLLKNNVNVVIFPEGTRTVDGKIGTIKRGGIILAKNSNIPIVPVIIKDGYKIYPKKSVFPNSGTVEIIVEKPIYPEKHSSKELANMIGQIYKSYLGD
- a CDS encoding universal stress protein translates to MAKTILAAIRDSVSDRSVLNMAIDLARDEEAKLVICHVINRSEDLGVFNPTAEAALVFKAESMLEEAIEIAKKNGIEATKAIRVGKPSERVSELAKQLNASNIILGNRKLKGIRQWLFSEFSTGFNLENATLVPVEK
- a CDS encoding DUF1858 domain-containing protein, which gives rise to MDQITKDSNLLQVVKEFPETIPVFMSFGLGCIGCAVAKYETVEQGANGHGINADALVEELNKVISKKVSK
- the metF gene encoding methylenetetrahydrofolate reductase [NAD(P)H], with amino-acid sequence MRIKERYKSERTGFSLEFFPPKERDQEEKFKETIKKYIELNPLYVSITYGAGGTTQDKTFEIVKFVNSFKAFAVMPHLTCIGATKDSVNFLIKKYDDLGVCNILALRGDPPKNVENFDISKGEFKHAIDLVKYVREYFNHFSIGVAFYPEGHAQASSFEEDFEHCIEKMRLADFAISQMFFENSYFLRYRDLVAKRGVDITLVPGIIPIGNFEKIKEFSKFCKVEIPKKLEDIMSKASSQLDMKKAGIDYATQQCAELIKEGVKFFHFYTLNQFDLCSKVIENFW
- a CDS encoding HDIG domain-containing metalloprotein, which gives rise to MSERNRNIELLKKYLKKDYMIKHSIAVEAVMEAIAIEFDKDANLYATAGLMHDIDYEITQNDPENHAIVGAKILRENGFDEEVCKIVQAHRKSRIEDIESFDEAAIVCSDAISGLVVASALIHPDKKLSSIDAEFICRRFYEKGFAKGANREKILICKYLPLELEQFAQLAHSGMLKHSEELGL
- a CDS encoding CGGC domain-containing protein, producing the protein MKKIAILSCQMIRSQNLCPADAKCLTALMRREGWFDRYKGEEVHLLGIMDCGGCSGDRVVCALTLLKMQLDALKENIDTLFIATCIMNFCPHRDEIIATAKEKSGVEVIVGTHRYALPQIFKS
- a CDS encoding MFS transporter: MEKVLEQKSSYLYLVLIAAWLGWVFDGMDAMLYNIVMFPAIHDLLGASATKAEIGYYGGLVMSCTLLGAALGGILFGILADYIGRVRVLLITILTYSLMTGLSGFAHSWQELALYRCLTGFGIGGEWAVGAVLLAETWPDLRRTFAGSFMQMGWPVGFFLAAAINFLVGTHGWRIVFFVGAFPALLTVFLRTQLKEPEKWVKDHTRRCELKLTNKYETEEDKEYCHFTFRLLFSPKYIKYTIIGFLLSAVALFGVWGATYWIPAIVETLARSAGISENAIHGRILFAITLLNIGAIIGALCFWPIANKLGRKGAFLFYFLTGLILIPPIYINAKDFNLFLMLVPIIGFIGNGVFSGFPIYLPELFPTRMRATAQTTCYNGARLVTILSPLFTGLLIGVYHGNFSYAAATIMSVYVIGIITLLFAPETKGRPLPE